One genomic region from Chelmon rostratus isolate fCheRos1 chromosome 11, fCheRos1.pri, whole genome shotgun sequence encodes:
- the c1d gene encoding nuclear nucleic acid-binding protein C1D, which yields MAADSRIEDYPHEIDEQLSGFESSVSSVKTMLEKLMSMPRNELLQKLDPLDQAKLDLMSSYTLNSLFWMYLVTQGVNPREHGIKQELERIRTYMNKVKEITDKKKAARLDKGAASRFLRNALYEPNEKDSKKKAASKTAADTSHDTPRSKRPKQS from the exons ATGGCAGCGGACAGCAGAATTGAGGACTACCCTCACGAAATAGACGAACAGCTCTCAGGCTTCGAGTCCTCGGTTTCTTCTGTCAAAACCATGCTGGAGAAGTTGATGTCGATGCCCAGgaatgagctgctgcagaag ctggaCCCTTTGGATCAAGCCAAACTGGATCTGATGTCTTCTTACACCCTTAATTCATTATTCTGGA TGTACTTGGTTACACAAGGAGTAAATCCCAGAGAGCATGGAATCAAACAGGAACTG GAGCGAATAAGGACATACATGAACAAAGTGAAAGAGATCACAGACAAGAAGAAAGCTGCCCGTCTGGATAAGGGGGCTGCTTCACGTTTCCTCAGGAATGCTCTCTATGAACCGAACGAGAAAgattctaaaaaaaaagcagcatccaagacagcagcagacacatcGCACGACACCCCACGTTCAAAACgtccaaaacagagctga